A genomic region of Desulfosarcina ovata subsp. ovata contains the following coding sequences:
- the cas7c gene encoding type I-C CRISPR-associated protein Cas7/Csd2: MGEAIKNRYEFILLFDVKDGNPNGDPDAGNLPRIDPETGNGLVTDVCLKRKVRNYVGLVKGEQPPYEIYVKEKAVLNRAHERAYKAYDLKPEAKKLPKKEEDAKRVTGWMCQNFFDIRTFGAVMSTEINAGQVRGPVQFGFGRSVDRIFTGEHTITRMAVTKEEDLEKERTMGRKFTIPYGLYKVHGFISAPLAKQTGFTEDDLELFWKALINMFDHDRSAARGEMAPQKLIVFKHESELGNAPAQKLFGLVNVEKNCGERPPRSFDDYTVSIDNAPEKVEILEML; this comes from the coding sequence ATGGGTGAAGCCATTAAAAACCGCTATGAATTTATACTGTTGTTCGATGTCAAGGACGGCAACCCCAATGGAGACCCCGATGCCGGAAATCTACCACGCATTGATCCCGAAACAGGCAACGGGCTGGTGACCGATGTTTGTCTTAAACGAAAAGTGCGTAATTATGTCGGTTTGGTAAAAGGCGAACAACCCCCTTATGAGATCTATGTAAAAGAAAAGGCTGTGCTCAATCGCGCTCACGAACGTGCTTATAAAGCATATGATTTGAAGCCCGAGGCAAAAAAGCTCCCTAAAAAAGAAGAGGACGCTAAAAGAGTGACTGGATGGATGTGCCAGAACTTTTTCGACATCCGGACATTCGGAGCTGTAATGAGCACCGAAATAAATGCCGGCCAGGTTCGAGGACCGGTGCAATTTGGTTTTGGGCGCAGTGTTGACCGTATCTTTACCGGAGAACACACCATTACACGAATGGCCGTGACCAAAGAAGAAGATTTGGAAAAGGAGCGCACCATGGGGCGCAAATTTACCATTCCTTACGGATTATACAAAGTTCACGGTTTTATATCAGCACCGTTGGCAAAGCAAACCGGTTTTACCGAAGATGATTTGGAACTATTCTGGAAAGCACTCATCAATATGTTCGATCATGATAGGTCTGCCGCTCGTGGTGAAATGGCTCCCCAAAAGCTAATCGTCTTCAAGCATGAATCCGAATTGGGGAATGCGCCTGCTCAGAAACTGTTTGGCCTCGTTAATGTGGAGAAAAATTGCGGTGAGCGTCCACCTCGCTCGTTCGACGACTACACCGTATCCATCGACAATGCACCGGAGAAGGTTGAAATTTTGGAAATGTTGTAA
- a CDS encoding helix-turn-helix domain-containing protein: MNAPTLHNVQVISRNGKPEYAVVPYMDYLRLLEKAEDSEAIIPHEVVELVIEKEFNLLKAWRKHLGLTQKEVARRADITQSALSQMERTASNNRTATLEKLAKALGIETNQLVD, translated from the coding sequence ATGAACGCACCTACACTTCATAATGTCCAAGTAATCAGCCGAAATGGAAAACCCGAATACGCTGTTGTACCGTATATGGATTATCTTCGTCTTCTCGAAAAAGCCGAAGACAGCGAGGCCATCATCCCCCATGAAGTCGTCGAGCTTGTCATCGAAAAAGAGTTCAACCTTTTAAAAGCCTGGCGCAAACATCTTGGTCTGACCCAGAAAGAGGTTGCCCGACGCGCCGATATCACCCAGTCGGCCCTGTCTCAGATGGAACGTACAGCAAGCAACAACCGAACGGCCACCCTGGAAAAACTGGCCAAGGCCCTGGGGATTGAAACCAATCAGTTGGTAGACTGA
- a CDS encoding type II toxin-antitoxin system RelE family toxin, with product MRIIQWRNKALRQLRKIKSKAERVKITNAVRKLEGFPDCQDVKKLKNRDDYRLRVGRWRIIFTEQLEIILIEEIKKRNERTYTS from the coding sequence ATGAGAATTATCCAGTGGCGAAATAAAGCGCTCCGGCAACTACGCAAAATCAAATCAAAGGCCGAGCGTGTCAAAATCACAAATGCCGTTCGCAAACTGGAAGGCTTTCCTGACTGTCAGGATGTAAAAAAGCTCAAGAACCGTGACGACTATCGCCTGCGAGTCGGTCGTTGGCGAATTATTTTTACAGAACAGCTTGAAATCATCCTCATCGAGGAGATTAAAAAACGGAATGAACGCACCTACACTTCATAA
- the cas4 gene encoding CRISPR-associated protein Cas4, producing the protein MFAELDLLALSALQHICFCERQCALIHIEQVWLENRFTAEGRIMHERVDTGKSEKRRDVRISSAVALRSLRLGLIGKADVVEFHRQQSPGGKTIWQPFPVEYKRGRPKKDNCDKIQLCAQALCLEEMLDCHIEHGALFYGKTRRRQDVAFDDALRTETMQMAERLHAMFDARKTPPPVFDKRCPNCSFISYCMPEKLDGKKRVSRYLESIREGK; encoded by the coding sequence TTGTTTGCCGAATTAGATCTATTGGCCCTTTCCGCCCTTCAACATATTTGCTTCTGTGAGCGACAGTGCGCCCTGATTCATATTGAGCAGGTGTGGTTGGAGAACCGCTTTACCGCCGAGGGGCGCATCATGCATGAGCGGGTGGACACGGGTAAAAGTGAAAAGCGCCGCGATGTGCGCATTTCCTCGGCTGTCGCATTGCGTTCGTTGCGCCTGGGACTGATCGGTAAGGCCGATGTTGTCGAATTCCACCGTCAGCAGTCGCCGGGTGGGAAGACCATCTGGCAGCCTTTCCCGGTGGAATACAAACGGGGCCGGCCGAAAAAGGACAACTGCGACAAAATCCAGCTATGCGCCCAGGCACTCTGCCTGGAGGAGATGCTGGATTGTCATATTGAGCATGGAGCCTTGTTTTATGGCAAGACCCGGCGTCGACAGGATGTGGCTTTCGATGATGCCCTGCGCACCGAGACGATGCAGATGGCGGAACGGCTTCATGCGATGTTCGATGCACGCAAGACGCCGCCGCCGGTATTCGATAAACGCTGCCCGAACTGCTCTTTCATCTCTTATTGCATGCCGGAGAAACTGGATGGAAAAAAGCGTGTCTCGCGATATCTCGAATCGATCAGAGAGGGGAAATGA
- the cas1c gene encoding type I-C CRISPR-associated endonuclease Cas1c, with protein MKKHLNTLFVTTQGAYLNKEGETVVVSVDREKKLQLPIHTLDGIVCFGRVLCSPYLMGFCADRDVAISFLSEHGRFLARVQGPVSGNVLLRREQYRRADNMDASAQIAHGVLVGKLANSRTVLQRVVRDHGDKVDAAGINSAANHISALLKSTGSDVPLDSLRGMEGDAARVYFGAFDHLIVNKANGFSFNGRNRRPPLDPVNCLLSFVYTLLLHDVRSALESVGLDSAVGFLHRDRPGRPSLALDMMEEFRPVIADRLVLSLINRGQAAKKDFSTQETGAVTMSDELRKTVLVTYQKRKQDEIFHPFLEEKVTVGLLFSTQALLLARHLRGDLDAYPPFVWR; from the coding sequence ATGAAAAAACACCTCAATACCTTGTTTGTCACCACCCAGGGCGCCTATCTGAATAAGGAAGGGGAGACGGTGGTCGTTTCCGTGGATCGTGAGAAGAAGCTTCAGCTTCCCATCCATACCCTGGATGGGATCGTCTGCTTCGGGCGCGTGCTGTGCAGCCCTTATCTGATGGGATTTTGTGCGGATCGGGATGTGGCCATCAGTTTCTTGAGCGAACACGGCCGTTTTCTTGCCCGGGTCCAGGGGCCGGTGTCGGGAAATGTGTTGTTACGGAGGGAGCAGTATCGACGGGCGGACAACATGGACGCTTCAGCTCAGATCGCCCATGGGGTTCTTGTCGGCAAACTGGCCAATTCGCGCACCGTGCTGCAGCGGGTGGTCAGGGATCACGGCGACAAGGTCGATGCGGCCGGAATTAATTCGGCGGCGAACCATATTTCAGCGTTGCTTAAGAGTACCGGATCGGATGTTCCCCTAGATTCCTTGAGGGGCATGGAAGGGGATGCGGCCCGAGTGTATTTTGGGGCTTTTGACCACCTCATCGTCAATAAGGCCAATGGATTTTCTTTCAACGGGCGCAATCGCCGGCCGCCGCTTGATCCGGTCAACTGCCTCCTCTCTTTTGTTTATACCCTGTTGCTCCACGACGTGCGTTCCGCACTTGAGTCGGTCGGGCTGGATTCGGCTGTGGGCTTCCTGCACCGTGACCGGCCCGGGCGGCCCAGCCTGGCACTGGACATGATGGAAGAATTCCGGCCGGTCATTGCCGATCGGCTTGTCCTGTCATTGATCAATCGTGGACAGGCCGCGAAAAAGGATTTCTCAACCCAGGAAACCGGTGCCGTGACCATGAGCGATGAATTGCGCAAAACCGTGCTGGTCACCTATCAGAAACGCAAACAGGATGAGATCTTTCACCCGTTTTTGGAGGAAAAGGTTACCGTGGGGCTGCTGTTCAGCACCCAGGCGCTTTTGCTGGCGCGTCATCTGCGCGGCGATCTGGATGCCTATCCACCCTTTGTCTGGAGGTAA